The following are from one region of the Segatella oris genome:
- a CDS encoding L-ribulose-5-phosphate 4-epimerase gives MLEELKEKVFKANLDLVKHRLVIFTWGNVSGIDREKGMVVIKPSGVSYETMKASDMVVVSLQSGKVIEGELNPSSDTPTHLELYRNFPEIGGIVHTHSTYATAWAQAGCNIPNIGTTHADYFHDAIPCTDDMVKEQMNEYELNTGVVIVEKFYKNQINYMHTPGVLVKNHGPFSWGKDPDNAVYNAVVLEQTAKMAFISFNINPQTTMNPLLIEKHFNRKHGPNAYYGQKKK, from the coding sequence ATGTTAGAAGAATTGAAAGAAAAGGTCTTTAAGGCAAATCTTGACCTTGTGAAGCACCGGCTCGTCATCTTTACCTGGGGCAACGTTTCAGGCATTGATCGCGAAAAAGGGATGGTTGTCATCAAGCCCTCCGGTGTCAGCTATGAGACGATGAAAGCCTCAGACATGGTTGTTGTCAGCTTGCAGAGTGGAAAAGTTATTGAGGGAGAACTCAATCCGTCATCAGACACTCCCACTCACTTGGAACTCTATCGAAACTTTCCCGAGATCGGAGGTATTGTCCATACTCATTCTACCTATGCCACAGCATGGGCGCAGGCAGGCTGCAACATTCCTAACATCGGTACGACACACGCAGATTATTTCCATGATGCTATCCCCTGCACTGACGATATGGTAAAAGAGCAAATGAATGAATATGAACTGAATACAGGCGTGGTCATTGTAGAGAAATTCTATAAAAATCAAATCAACTATATGCACACACCTGGTGTGTTGGTAAAAAATCATGGCCCTTTTTCGTGGGGAAAAGACCCAGACAATGCTGTTTACAATGCTGTTGTCTTGGAACAAACAGCTAAAATGGCATTCATTTCTTTCAATATCAATCCACAGACAACCATGAATCCGTTGCTGATCGAAAAACATTTTAACCGTAAACATGGCCCCAATGCCTATTACGGACAGAAGAAGAAATAA
- a CDS encoding NUDIX hydrolase encodes MTNFYGEHTRLLVSVDCIVFGFEKGKLKLLLGKRKMDPGRGELSLYGGFVGAKESLSDAANRVLQDLTGLRNLYMKQVGAFGNIDRDPGERVISITYCALINVKDYDDNLRIQHDLEWVNLEELPKLYSDHNIMVNKAITMLRRRVNTEPLSFNLLPELFTLTQLQHVYEAILGEEIDKRNFRKRIKQIDFIEKTELIDKITSKRGAALYRFNKRAYEDDPNFKL; translated from the coding sequence ATGACAAACTTTTATGGTGAGCATACCAGACTGCTTGTATCCGTCGATTGTATCGTGTTTGGTTTTGAAAAAGGTAAATTGAAACTACTTCTCGGAAAAAGGAAAATGGATCCGGGACGTGGGGAACTTTCTCTCTACGGCGGCTTTGTGGGAGCAAAAGAAAGTCTTTCTGATGCAGCCAACAGAGTATTGCAAGATCTCACAGGTCTGCGTAATCTTTATATGAAACAGGTAGGTGCTTTCGGCAATATCGACCGTGATCCGGGCGAACGCGTCATCTCCATTACCTATTGTGCACTTATAAATGTCAAAGACTATGATGATAACCTCCGCATACAGCATGACTTGGAATGGGTTAATTTAGAAGAGCTCCCGAAGCTCTATTCCGACCATAACATCATGGTGAACAAGGCTATTACCATGCTCCGCAGACGTGTGAACACAGAGCCTTTGAGTTTCAATCTGCTTCCGGAGCTATTCACCTTGACCCAATTGCAACATGTCTATGAAGCAATCTTGGGTGAAGAAATCGATAAAAGAAACTTCAGAAAACGCATCAAACAGATTGACTTCATCGAGAAGACTGAACTCATAGACAAGATTACTTCGAAACGCGGTGCAGCCCTCTATCGCTTCAACAAGCGCGCATACGAAGACGATCCCAACTTTAAACTATAA
- a CDS encoding sodium/sugar symporter: MNSISEAISQSGFKSIDLIILVLYLVLLVSLGLFLSRNKGGKEKSANDYFLAGNTLTWWAVGASLIAANISAEQFIGMSGTGFRDGIAIAAYEVMAAVTLVVIGKFLLPVMLDRKIFTIPQFLRERYNDGVGLAFSILWLFLYVFVNLTSVAWLGALAIEQILGLQGLSVNIFGLTISMRMLIILCLFIIAGLYSIYGGLASVAWTDVMQVTFLVGGGLITAYVALSEMGKVFGTDALGALSRVYADLTTGTHANDVHFHLVIQESHNVNAFENVPGIAAVVGGVWLTNLGYWGFNQYIIQKGLAAKSIDEAKKGLVFAGFLKILIPFIVVLPGICAYYIMQDPQAFSSIHLAGSINRADDAYPWLIRNFTPTGIKGLSFAALAAAIISSLASMFNSTSTLFTMDIYKKYINKDAKDKTLVSVGRMVAVGALLIALVAVEPLLGGLDQAFQYIQEYSGFIYPGIIVVFGLGLLWKRASSTAAVWTAILTIPMGVLFKILLPNVAFQFRAGYIFIILFTFFVTVTYLDKKYIRCELPSEADQKQMLLWAKVLGFAGVLMIIAAAVVTILGVINPGGNPDTSVIAYLNDIGFQAFFFFGVLTGSSAVWLYSNSKDSVQDVKALPINLKLFATNREYTLGTCGIVLITFLLYALLW, from the coding sequence ATGAATAGTATTTCAGAAGCGATAAGTCAGTCGGGATTTAAATCCATCGACTTGATTATTCTCGTACTTTATCTTGTGCTGCTCGTTAGTCTTGGTCTTTTTCTCAGCCGCAATAAGGGAGGAAAAGAGAAGAGTGCCAACGACTACTTCCTTGCAGGCAACACGCTTACTTGGTGGGCTGTAGGTGCTTCATTGATTGCAGCCAACATTTCAGCAGAACAGTTTATCGGCATGTCGGGAACAGGTTTTCGCGACGGTATTGCCATTGCAGCCTACGAAGTAATGGCTGCTGTGACTTTAGTTGTCATTGGAAAGTTCCTTTTACCGGTGATGCTCGACCGCAAGATCTTTACAATTCCACAGTTTCTCCGTGAGCGTTACAATGATGGTGTAGGATTGGCGTTCTCCATTTTGTGGCTTTTCCTCTATGTATTTGTCAACCTCACTTCCGTGGCATGGCTTGGAGCATTGGCTATCGAGCAGATACTTGGTCTTCAAGGGCTATCCGTAAATATCTTCGGATTAACCATTTCCATGCGTATGCTGATTATTCTCTGTCTGTTTATCATTGCCGGTCTATATTCAATCTACGGTGGTTTGGCTTCTGTAGCATGGACTGATGTGATGCAGGTGACCTTCCTCGTCGGTGGTGGTTTAATTACTGCATACGTTGCTCTGAGCGAAATGGGCAAAGTGTTCGGCACAGATGCACTCGGCGCTTTAAGTCGCGTATATGCTGACCTGACGACAGGCACCCATGCAAATGATGTGCATTTCCACCTTGTCATTCAAGAAAGCCACAACGTGAACGCGTTCGAAAACGTACCGGGTATAGCTGCTGTTGTCGGCGGCGTATGGCTGACGAACTTAGGATATTGGGGATTTAATCAATATATCATTCAGAAAGGACTTGCAGCCAAGAGCATTGATGAAGCGAAGAAGGGTTTGGTCTTTGCTGGCTTCCTGAAGATTTTAATTCCATTCATCGTAGTATTGCCCGGCATCTGCGCCTACTATATCATGCAGGATCCGCAAGCTTTCTCAAGCATTCATCTTGCAGGCAGCATCAACAGAGCCGACGACGCTTATCCCTGGTTAATCAGAAACTTCACCCCGACAGGCATTAAAGGTCTCAGTTTCGCTGCTTTAGCTGCTGCGATCATTTCTTCATTGGCTTCCATGTTCAACTCTACTTCTACCCTTTTCACCATGGATATCTACAAAAAATATATCAATAAGGATGCAAAGGACAAGACATTGGTAAGCGTAGGCCGAATGGTTGCTGTGGGGGCACTGCTCATTGCCTTGGTTGCCGTAGAGCCTTTATTGGGCGGACTTGACCAAGCCTTCCAATATATTCAGGAATATTCAGGCTTCATCTATCCTGGAATTATCGTAGTTTTTGGCTTAGGGCTTCTCTGGAAACGTGCATCTTCCACAGCTGCTGTATGGACAGCCATCCTCACAATACCTATGGGCGTTTTGTTCAAAATACTGCTGCCGAATGTTGCATTCCAGTTCCGTGCAGGCTACATCTTCATCATTTTGTTCACATTCTTCGTTACTGTCACTTACCTTGACAAGAAGTATATCCGGTGTGAACTCCCTTCAGAAGCTGACCAGAAACAGATGCTGTTATGGGCTAAAGTTTTAGGGTTTGCCGGAGTGTTGATGATAATTGCAGCAGCTGTCGTCACTATTCTCGGTGTAATCAACCCTGGCGGCAATCCTGACACAAGTGTTATAGCCTACCTGAACGATATCGGTTTCCAAGCCTTTTTCTTCTTCGGAGTGCTCACCGGCTCATCAGCTGTCTGGCTTTACAGTAACTCTAAAGATAGCGTTCAAGACGTCAAGGCCCTGCCAATAAACCTGAAGCTCTTTGCAACCAACAGGGAATATACTTTAGGAACATGTGGCATTGTCCTTATTACTTTCCTCCTGTATGCCCTTCTGTGGTAA